In Nostoc sp. GT001, a genomic segment contains:
- a CDS encoding DUF4351 domain-containing protein: protein MQRALQALRADAQLNELESLLAFFASFVLDTPLVQQIMRWDMAVLRESPWYQEIEQRGIQLGLQQGVQRQLVRVLRRRFGEIPHEVEARLESESVEQLETLMDSAIAVSSLDEFVSILAT from the coding sequence GTGCAACGCGCACTACAGGCGCTAAGAGCAGATGCACAGTTGAACGAGTTAGAATCATTGCTGGCATTTTTTGCTAGCTTTGTGTTAGACACACCTTTAGTGCAACAAATCATGAGGTGGGATATGGCAGTATTGCGAGAATCGCCTTGGTATCAGGAAATTGAGCAAAGAGGTATTCAGCTAGGTCTTCAGCAGGGTGTACAACGGCAGTTAGTACGAGTATTACGACGACGCTTTGGCGAAATTCCTCATGAAGTGGAAGCAAGGCTTGAGAGCGAAAGTGTGGAACAATTAGAAACTTTAATGGATAGCGCGATCGCTGTGAGTTCTTTAGACGAATTTGTGAGTATTTTGGCTACATAA
- a CDS encoding Uma2 family endonuclease — MKTYTKQKLTFDQFLEQCPESGLYELVDGEIVEVRATRNHDDVANFLLFGFNDEIRRLNLNYVVKNTAVFKTITTNGIEQGRKPDVSVIDKDKWRSNCSAYAALEEPIQLAVEVTSTNWEDDYIDKLGEYQRLGITEYWIVDYLAIGLREYLGNPKVPAVFVFLLDTEGKYQRALYRGSERIKSRTFPKLALTAEQILTA, encoded by the coding sequence ATGAAAACATATACCAAACAAAAGTTAACTTTTGACCAATTTTTAGAACAGTGTCCAGAGTCAGGTTTATATGAACTTGTGGATGGGGAAATTGTAGAAGTGCGTGCAACCAGAAATCATGATGATGTCGCTAATTTTCTATTGTTTGGTTTTAATGATGAAATTAGGCGACTAAATCTGAATTATGTAGTAAAAAATACAGCAGTCTTTAAAACTATAACTACTAATGGCATAGAGCAAGGGCGCAAGCCTGATGTAAGTGTCATAGATAAAGATAAATGGCGCTCAAATTGTTCTGCTTATGCTGCACTTGAAGAACCTATCCAGTTAGCTGTGGAGGTGACATCAACTAATTGGGAAGATGACTACATTGATAAATTAGGTGAATATCAACGTTTAGGTATTACAGAATATTGGATTGTAGATTATTTAGCGATTGGGCTAAGAGAGTATTTAGGAAATCCAAAAGTTCCGGCTGTGTTTGTTTTTCTATTAGATACTGAAGGGAAATACCAACGGGCACTGTATAGAGGTTCAGAACGAATTAAATCGCGAACTTTTCCTAAACTGGCGCTGACAGCAGAGCAAATATTAACAGCTTAA
- a CDS encoding DUF6464 family protein yields MLKTLLVIAVGFLPSLFSLWMIRRTQRSRLRMRQAAMNFSVIQGRHNVRPVEGDRYYLEGVGYLIGDISCKFNARSGYIRCAINPEGPCNGCRHYEPKELAGSEKRS; encoded by the coding sequence GTGTTAAAGACACTTTTAGTGATTGCCGTTGGTTTTTTACCGTCCTTGTTTTCCCTGTGGATGATCCGTAGAACCCAGCGATCGCGCTTGCGGATGAGGCAAGCAGCCATGAATTTTTCAGTGATACAGGGACGGCACAACGTCAGACCTGTGGAAGGCGATCGCTATTATTTAGAAGGAGTGGGTTATTTAATTGGCGATATCAGCTGCAAGTTTAATGCTCGATCTGGCTATATCCGCTGTGCGATCAATCCTGAAGGCCCATGTAACGGTTGCCGTCACTACGAACCTAAGGAATTAGCTGGTAGTGAAAAAAGGTCTTAA
- the crtR gene encoding beta-carotene hydroxylase, whose protein sequence is MIASEAQKPLTIPPKEFLAPPGDFNPTLLLFSVAVVMLVLSNFGYWFWEWPHWLCFSVNTIALHCAGTVIHDACHQSAHRNRVMNAVLGHGSALMLAFAFPVFTRVHLQHHGHVNHPKDDPDHYVSTGGPLWLIAVRFLYHEVFFFQRRLWRKYELLEWFISRLIVGVIVYISVQYNFLGYILNFWFIPAFVVGIALGLFFDYLPHRPFAERDRWKNARVYPNPILNILIMGQNYHLIHHLWPSIPWYNYQPAYYVMKPLLDEKGCYQTSGLLQKKDFFEFVYDIFLGIRFHHQKE, encoded by the coding sequence ATGATCGCATCGGAGGCACAAAAGCCACTGACAATCCCCCCCAAGGAATTTTTAGCGCCTCCTGGTGATTTCAATCCGACGCTGCTGCTGTTTTCTGTAGCTGTGGTAATGTTGGTGTTATCCAACTTTGGTTACTGGTTTTGGGAATGGCCGCACTGGCTATGCTTTAGCGTTAACACGATTGCCTTGCATTGTGCTGGAACGGTAATTCATGATGCCTGTCACCAATCTGCCCATCGCAATCGAGTGATGAATGCGGTGTTAGGGCATGGTAGCGCTTTGATGCTAGCTTTTGCTTTTCCAGTCTTTACGCGGGTGCATTTACAGCATCATGGTCATGTCAATCATCCTAAAGACGATCCAGATCATTATGTCTCTACGGGTGGGCCGCTGTGGTTGATTGCAGTCCGGTTCTTGTACCACGAGGTATTTTTCTTTCAACGACGACTTTGGCGTAAATATGAGCTACTAGAATGGTTTATCAGCCGCTTAATTGTCGGTGTAATTGTTTATATCTCAGTGCAGTACAACTTTTTGGGTTACATTCTCAATTTTTGGTTTATACCTGCTTTTGTAGTCGGGATAGCACTAGGATTATTTTTCGACTATTTGCCCCATCGTCCTTTTGCCGAGCGCGATCGCTGGAAAAATGCTCGCGTTTATCCTAACCCGATTCTCAATATCTTGATTATGGGACAGAATTACCACTTAATTCATCATTTGTGGCCTTCTATTCCCTGGTATAATTACCAGCCTGCATACTATGTGATGAAGCCCCTGTTAGATGAAAAAGGATGTTATCAAACTTCAGGATTGTTACAGAAAAAGGACTTTTTTGAGTTTGTTTATGACATCTTTTTAGGAATTAGATTTCATCATCAAAAAGAATAG
- a CDS encoding M61 family metallopeptidase, whose translation MTEATATRRNTYVEETGSTIHYLVAMSQPETHLFEVTLHLINYSSPILDLKLPVWTPGSYLVREYAKNLQDFAAFAENKPLTWRKLGKNHWQIDKINVSELTVRYRIFANELSVRTNHLDSTHGYFNGAALFFRIPGWDKQPIRVTIVPPQPEWQVTTALPRVGEETNTFLASDFDTLVDTPFEIGSHQLYKFEVLGKPHELAIWGQGNYQVQQLIADIQKIIQVEAQMFGGLPYERYVFLLHLFSQAFGGLEHKDSCSLIYQRFGFRAQEKYDRFLQLVAHEFFHLWNVKRIRPKALEVFDYDQESYTPSLWFCEGTTSYYDLLIPLRAGIYDVQSYLNNLGKEITRYETTPGRKVQPVSESSFDAWIKLYRPDANSGNSQISYYLKGEMVSLLLDLLIRSTHNNQRSLDDVMLKMWQQFGQDEIGYTPEQLQEVIESVAGIDLTDFFKRYVDSTEDLPFNQYLEPFGLQLVAEQQEEPYLGVRINTENGREIIKFVETGSPAQVGGIDAGDELLAIDGIKITAGGLSDRLKDYQPNDTIQVAVFHQDELRIYSITLASPRATKYQVKPVEHPNSIQQQNFAGWLGAAIATV comes from the coding sequence ATGACTGAAGCAACAGCAACTCGTCGCAATACCTACGTTGAGGAAACTGGGTCAACGATTCATTACCTGGTGGCAATGTCTCAACCAGAAACCCATCTGTTTGAGGTGACTTTACACCTTATCAATTATTCCTCACCGATTCTCGATTTAAAACTGCCAGTGTGGACACCCGGTTCCTACTTAGTCCGAGAATACGCCAAGAATTTACAGGATTTTGCGGCTTTTGCAGAGAATAAGCCTTTAACTTGGCGTAAGCTTGGTAAAAATCATTGGCAGATAGACAAAATAAATGTTTCAGAATTAACTGTACGTTACCGCATTTTTGCCAATGAGCTATCGGTACGAACGAATCACTTAGATAGCACCCACGGTTATTTTAACGGTGCGGCACTATTTTTTAGAATACCTGGGTGGGATAAGCAACCTATTCGCGTCACCATCGTACCACCACAGCCGGAATGGCAGGTAACTACTGCCTTACCACGCGTTGGTGAAGAAACGAATACTTTCTTAGCTAGCGATTTTGATACTCTGGTGGATACTCCTTTTGAGATTGGTAGTCACCAATTGTATAAATTTGAGGTATTAGGAAAACCCCATGAATTGGCAATCTGGGGGCAAGGTAATTACCAAGTTCAGCAGCTGATTGCTGATATTCAAAAAATTATTCAAGTAGAAGCGCAGATGTTCGGCGGTTTGCCTTATGAACGATATGTGTTTCTGCTACATTTATTTAGCCAAGCTTTTGGCGGTTTGGAGCATAAAGACTCTTGCTCCTTAATTTACCAACGTTTTGGATTTCGCGCTCAGGAAAAATACGATCGCTTTCTGCAATTAGTTGCACACGAGTTCTTTCACTTGTGGAATGTCAAGCGAATTCGCCCAAAAGCATTAGAGGTTTTTGATTACGACCAAGAAAGTTATACCCCATCATTATGGTTTTGTGAAGGTACTACTAGTTACTACGACTTGTTAATTCCTTTGCGGGCGGGAATTTATGATGTTCAGTCGTATTTGAATAACTTGGGTAAGGAAATTACCAGATATGAAACAACACCGGGGCGAAAGGTACAACCAGTTTCCGAGTCGAGTTTTGATGCCTGGATAAAACTTTATCGCCCAGATGCCAATAGCGGTAATTCCCAAATTTCTTACTATTTAAAAGGAGAAATGGTATCGTTGTTGCTAGATTTGCTGATTCGCTCTACTCACAACAATCAGCGCTCCCTTGATGACGTGATGCTGAAAATGTGGCAGCAATTTGGGCAAGATGAAATCGGCTATACCCCAGAACAGTTGCAAGAAGTTATCGAATCTGTCGCCGGAATCGATTTGACTGATTTCTTTAAACGCTACGTTGATAGTACTGAGGATTTGCCTTTCAATCAGTATTTAGAACCCTTTGGCTTACAGTTGGTAGCTGAACAGCAAGAAGAACCTTACCTGGGTGTGAGAATAAATACAGAAAATGGGCGGGAGATTATTAAGTTTGTGGAGACTGGTTCACCTGCACAAGTAGGGGGAATTGATGCAGGTGATGAGTTGTTAGCAATTGATGGGATTAAGATAACTGCGGGTGGCTTAAGCGATCGCCTGAAAGATTATCAACCAAACGATACCATCCAAGTCGCAGTTTTCCACCAAGACGAACTGCGTATTTATTCCATCACCCTCGCATCACCACGTGCAACTAAATATCAGGTAAAGCCTGTTGAGCATCCTAACTCCATACAGCAGCAAAACTTTGCTGGATGGCTTGGGGCTGCGATCGCAACAGTTTGA
- the pyk gene encoding pyruvate kinase, whose product MQLRDSLRRTKIVATIGPATSSPEMLKAIIEAGATTLRLNFSHGTHADHQRSIRLIRQTAFELNQPVAILQDLQGPKIRLGKFDNGSIVLAKGDRFTLTNRPIVGTQEISCVTYDYLAEEVPVGAKILLDDGRVEMLVEEINRDKGDLHCRVTVPGKLSNNKGVNFPGVYLSIKAMTDKDREDLMFGLDQGVDWVALSFVRNPQDMIEIKELISSTGKQVPVVAKIEKHEAIEQMEAILALCDGVMVARGDLGVELPAEDVPVLQKRLIATANRLGIPIITATQMLDSMVSNPRPTRAEVSDVANAILDGTDAVMLSNETAVGSFPVEAVATMARIAERMEQEEAQHLNLRSVRDARRSIPNAISQAVGQIAEQLGAAAIMTLTQTGATARNVSKFRPHTPILAVTPHVNVARQLQMVWGVKPLLVLGLPSTGQTFQAAINVAQELQLLSQGDLVVMTAGTLQGVSGSTDLIKVEVVTAVLGQGIGLGQGSVSGRARVANTGMDVSNFNPGDILVAPRTSADFVEAIRKAAGIITEDESLTSHAAVIGLRLGVPVIVGVKQATQVIRDGAIITLDLQRGLIYSGAVRTA is encoded by the coding sequence ATGCAATTACGAGATTCTCTGCGCCGGACAAAAATTGTCGCTACTATTGGCCCCGCCACTAGCAGTCCTGAAATGCTCAAGGCGATTATTGAAGCGGGAGCCACGACGCTGCGGCTAAACTTCTCCCACGGAACTCATGCCGACCATCAGCGTAGTATTCGCTTAATTCGGCAAACCGCTTTTGAATTAAATCAGCCAGTGGCTATTCTCCAAGACTTGCAGGGCCCAAAAATTCGCTTGGGGAAGTTTGACAACGGATCTATAGTTTTGGCAAAAGGCGATCGCTTCACCTTGACAAATCGTCCAATAGTAGGCACGCAGGAAATTAGTTGCGTCACCTACGATTATTTAGCCGAAGAAGTCCCAGTTGGGGCAAAAATTCTCCTCGACGATGGACGAGTAGAAATGCTGGTGGAAGAAATTAACCGAGACAAAGGTGATTTGCATTGTCGCGTCACCGTGCCTGGAAAACTTTCTAACAATAAAGGCGTAAACTTCCCCGGCGTTTACCTGTCAATTAAGGCAATGACCGACAAAGACCGAGAGGATCTAATGTTTGGTCTAGATCAGGGTGTCGATTGGGTGGCACTTTCCTTTGTCCGCAATCCCCAGGACATGATCGAAATTAAAGAACTAATTTCTAGTACAGGCAAGCAAGTGCCAGTGGTTGCCAAAATTGAAAAGCACGAAGCCATTGAACAAATGGAGGCGATTCTGGCTTTGTGTGATGGCGTGATGGTTGCCAGAGGCGACTTAGGGGTGGAATTGCCAGCAGAAGATGTTCCGGTACTCCAAAAGCGGCTAATTGCGACAGCAAATCGCTTGGGGATTCCCATCATCACCGCTACTCAGATGTTAGACAGCATGGTGAGCAATCCCCGTCCCACTCGCGCGGAAGTGTCGGATGTGGCAAATGCGATTTTAGACGGCACAGACGCGGTGATGCTCTCCAACGAAACCGCAGTGGGTAGCTTCCCTGTAGAAGCAGTGGCGACGATGGCGCGAATTGCCGAACGTATGGAGCAGGAAGAAGCCCAACACCTAAACCTACGTTCTGTGAGAGATGCCCGACGCTCCATTCCCAATGCGATTAGTCAAGCTGTTGGTCAAATTGCCGAACAATTAGGTGCAGCGGCAATTATGACCCTAACGCAAACGGGGGCAACAGCTCGCAATGTCTCTAAATTCCGTCCTCACACACCGATTTTGGCAGTGACACCCCATGTAAATGTGGCGCGGCAGCTACAAATGGTATGGGGAGTTAAACCGCTGTTGGTGCTAGGATTACCTTCCACTGGTCAGACATTTCAAGCTGCGATTAACGTGGCTCAGGAACTTCAGTTACTGTCCCAAGGAGATTTAGTAGTGATGACTGCTGGCACACTCCAGGGTGTTTCTGGCTCTACAGATTTGATTAAGGTAGAGGTGGTGACGGCAGTACTAGGTCAGGGAATTGGACTGGGACAAGGTTCAGTAAGTGGTCGCGCACGGGTGGCTAATACTGGCATGGATGTGAGTAACTTTAATCCCGGAGATATTTTGGTTGCACCCCGCACTAGTGCCGATTTTGTGGAAGCAATTCGGAAAGCTGCCGGGATTATTACCGAAGATGAAAGTCTCACAAGTCACGCAGCAGTAATTGGGTTGCGTCTCGGTGTACCAGTCATTGTCGGCGTGAAGCAGGCAACGCAGGTGATTCGAGATGGGGCAATTATAACGCTGGATCTGCAACGGGGTTTGATTTACTCTGGGGCGGTGAGGACGGCTTAG
- a CDS encoding AAA family ATPase encodes MIWGPPGIGKSSIVGQIXQRTGSLGQQXNHKVRCXRRVSRKLSXRLXRLIAQENDIDFVDVRLSQLAPTDLRGLPVAEDGISKWYPPEFLPRDGKGILFIDELNMAPPAMQGVAQQLILERSRNVAFAAARTN; translated from the coding sequence ATGATTTGGGGGCCTCCTGGCATTGGCAAATCCAGCATCGTCGGACAGATANNNCAACGGACAGGGAGCTTAGGACAGCAANNNAATCACAAAGTACGCTGTNNNAGACGCGTTTCCCGCAAACTGTCCNNNCGGCTTNNNCGACTGATAGCTCAAGAGAATGATATCGACTTTGTGGATGTGCGCCTCAGTCAACTCGCGCCTACCGACTTGCGCGGTTTACCCGTTGCTGAAGATGGTATCTCTAAGTGGTATCCACCAGAATTTCTTCCTCGTGACGGTAAAGGCATTTTGTTTATAGATGAACTAAATATGGCACCGCCAGCAATGCAGGGAGTTGCTCAACAGTTGATTTTAGAGAGATCCCGCAACGTTGCTTTTGCTGCTGCTCGAACCAACTGA
- a CDS encoding branched-chain amino acid ABC transporter permease, with protein MADFFATYASLIVSMVLGALLGLSLYLPLMTGQLSLASPGFYALGGYIAAILSTKFFTSSSSLFPIPLLLLEMLIAGVISGLLGILVGIPALRLRGIYLAIATIAFVEVLRVISLNLDITGGAVGIFGIPQPFQTQLEYLWIALPLLLISMVLLYRLERIRVGRAFIAIREDELAAGAMGIDPTYYKVLAFTLGAMLAGVVGAISAHFLNTWNARQGTFDASIIYLTFVLIGGSRTFLGSVIGGMVFTALPEILRSLADTGGLPNWLAQFLRDGRLIIFGLLIVIGTIFFPQGLITPDIFQRKKRTAKK; from the coding sequence ATGGCTGATTTTTTCGCTACTTACGCTTCTCTAATTGTCTCTATGGTATTAGGGGCGTTACTAGGGTTATCGCTTTACTTACCCCTAATGACAGGACAATTGTCTTTAGCTAGTCCAGGATTTTATGCTTTAGGTGGATATATTGCAGCAATTTTATCCACAAAATTTTTTACATCTAGCAGTAGTTTATTTCCAATTCCTTTGTTGTTATTGGAGATGTTAATTGCGGGTGTAATTTCTGGTTTGTTGGGTATCTTAGTGGGAATTCCAGCATTACGGTTGCGAGGAATTTATTTAGCGATCGCAACTATCGCTTTTGTGGAAGTTCTGCGCGTAATTTCCCTCAATTTAGATATTACAGGCGGTGCTGTCGGAATTTTTGGCATTCCTCAACCCTTCCAAACACAACTTGAATATTTATGGATTGCTTTGCCATTACTATTAATTAGTATGGTGTTACTTTATCGTTTAGAACGCATCCGCGTCGGCAGGGCTTTTATCGCGATCCGCGAAGATGAATTAGCTGCGGGTGCAATGGGAATCGATCCCACTTATTACAAAGTTTTGGCATTTACATTGGGGGCTATGCTTGCAGGGGTTGTAGGTGCAATTAGCGCTCACTTCCTCAATACCTGGAATGCTCGTCAAGGTACTTTTGATGCCAGTATTATATATTTAACTTTTGTTTTAATTGGTGGTTCAAGAACTTTTTTAGGCTCGGTAATTGGAGGTATGGTATTTACAGCTTTACCAGAGATTCTGCGAAGCCTTGCTGATACTGGTGGTTTACCTAATTGGTTAGCACAGTTTTTGCGAGATGGTAGATTAATTATTTTTGGCTTACTAATAGTAATAGGTACAATATTTTTCCCGCAAGGACTAATTACTCCAGATATTTTTCAAAGGAAAAAACGAACCGCAAAGAAGTAA
- a CDS encoding ABC transporter ATP-binding protein, which produces MSHSIPGTNNSIVLEARALTRRFGGLVAVNNVSFSVNQHEIFGLIGPNGAGKTTLFNLITAFIPPSSGQLIYQGAEVSQLRPHQIAALGIARTFQNIRLFGELSALENVIVARHLHTKSNMITGVLGLPPAPREELKTKQKALDLLDLVGLSDRADEKAKNFAYGDQRRLEIARALALQPQILLLDEPAAGMNPNEKQQLSEFIRSLRDRFNLTIILIEHHVPLVMGLCDRIAVLDFGQLIALGEPSIVRNDPAVIEAYLGND; this is translated from the coding sequence ATGTCACATAGTATTCCAGGAACTAATAACAGCATTGTCTTAGAAGCAAGAGCATTAACTCGCCGCTTTGGTGGTTTAGTGGCGGTCAATAATGTATCTTTTAGTGTAAATCAACATGAGATTTTTGGACTGATTGGCCCTAATGGTGCTGGCAAAACAACACTGTTTAATTTGATTACTGCCTTCATTCCACCTTCTAGCGGGCAATTAATTTATCAAGGTGCAGAAGTTTCTCAACTGCGTCCTCATCAAATTGCGGCTTTAGGTATCGCCCGTACCTTCCAAAATATCCGTTTATTTGGGGAATTATCGGCGTTAGAAAATGTGATAGTTGCTCGACACTTACACACTAAAAGTAATATGATTACAGGAGTTTTGGGATTACCACCAGCACCTCGTGAAGAATTGAAGACTAAACAAAAAGCTTTAGATTTATTAGATTTGGTGGGATTGAGCGATCGCGCTGACGAAAAAGCCAAAAACTTTGCCTACGGCGATCAACGGCGGCTGGAAATTGCCCGTGCTTTAGCATTACAACCGCAAATTTTACTTCTTGATGAACCAGCAGCGGGGATGAACCCCAACGAAAAGCAGCAATTGAGTGAATTTATCCGTAGTTTACGCGATCGCTTCAATTTGACGATCATTCTTATAGAACACCATGTACCATTGGTCATGGGTTTGTGCGATCGCATTGCTGTATTAGATTTTGGTCAATTAATTGCCTTGGGTGAACCATCTATAGTCAGAAATGATCCGGCTGTAATTGAAGCTTATTTAGGAAATGATTGA
- a CDS encoding branched-chain amino acid ABC transporter permease, with amino-acid sequence MNINLFLQQLLNGLSIGSVYAIFALGYTLVYSILGIINLAHGAIFTLGAYFTYALMGGNFGFNGLLANAALPIKLPFAIALILGSTLAGLVGVVMERVAFQPLRRQGSDPLLTVVSSLGVAVVIVNLIQYLIGAESYTYPANTYGNLPPAINFGSPENPIPIRSVQVVIFTVSVVIVAILTYFINRTKYGKAMQAIAEDPTTASLLGINSDRFIILTFFISSFLAGLAGTLVASSVSIAGPYFGIAFGLRGLAVIVLGGLGSIPGAVLGGLLIGLVEAFVPADYSGYKDAVAFAILFIMLLVRPQGLLGRRFIQKV; translated from the coding sequence ATGAATATCAATCTCTTTTTGCAGCAATTATTAAATGGGTTATCCATTGGTAGCGTCTATGCAATTTTTGCCTTGGGATATACCTTGGTTTATTCTATTTTGGGCATTATTAATTTAGCTCATGGCGCAATTTTTACCTTGGGTGCATATTTTACTTATGCACTTATGGGTGGGAACTTTGGATTTAATGGCTTGCTGGCTAATGCAGCCTTGCCGATAAAATTACCATTTGCTATAGCCTTAATTTTAGGAAGCACCTTAGCAGGATTGGTAGGGGTAGTGATGGAACGCGTTGCTTTTCAACCTTTGCGCCGTCAAGGCTCCGATCCTTTGCTAACTGTTGTTTCCAGTTTGGGCGTAGCAGTGGTAATTGTGAATTTAATCCAGTATTTAATAGGTGCGGAAAGTTATACATACCCCGCAAATACTTACGGTAATTTGCCACCTGCGATTAACTTTGGGAGTCCAGAAAACCCAATTCCGATTCGCAGTGTTCAGGTGGTAATTTTTACTGTATCAGTGGTGATTGTGGCAATTCTTACCTATTTTATCAATCGGACTAAATATGGTAAGGCAATGCAAGCGATCGCAGAAGATCCAACCACAGCTAGTTTGTTAGGAATTAATAGCGATCGCTTTATCATCCTAACATTCTTCATCAGCAGTTTTTTAGCAGGATTAGCAGGAACTTTAGTCGCCTCTAGTGTTAGTATTGCAGGGCCATATTTCGGCATTGCTTTTGGTTTGCGGGGTTTAGCGGTAATTGTCTTAGGTGGTTTAGGTAGTATTCCTGGTGCAGTATTGGGAGGTTTGTTAATTGGATTAGTAGAGGCGTTTGTCCCTGCTGATTATTCTGGATATAAAGACGCAGTAGCCTTTGCGATTTTGTTTATCATGCTATTAGTTAGACCCCAAGGTTTGTTAGGGCGGCGGTTTATTCAGAAAGTTTAA
- a CDS encoding ABC transporter substrate-binding protein has translation MNNAIARTTALLSTCALLLTGCGGGTTTVTNSPTNTPNITPNTTATNTPATTATLSGGIPIGIGVAQTSNVALLGQEQVAGAKLAQKYFNSKGGVNGTPIKLVFQDTSGDEAGAINAFQTLINRDKVVGIVGPTLSQQAFSADPIGERAKVPIIGPSNTAKNIPEIGDYVARVSAPVSVVAPNSVKAALKQNPQLKKVAVFYAQNDAFSKSETEIFQQTVKDQGLELVTVQKFQTSDTDFQSQATNAINLKPDLVIISGLAADGGNLVRQLRELGYKGLIVGGNGLNTSNLLPVCKALCDGVLIAQAYSPEHPGEINAAFRKAYIEEYKKEPPQFSAQAFTAVQVYVEALQSLDKKSKINKLQLPELRTQLNKQILEGSYNTPLGEIGFTPTGEVVQKDFYVAQIKMEKDGSQGKFTFLK, from the coding sequence ATGAACAACGCGATCGCTCGGACAACAGCATTATTATCAACTTGCGCTTTGCTACTAACAGGCTGTGGTGGTGGCACTACCACAGTCACAAATTCTCCCACTAATACTCCAAATATTACCCCAAATACCACTGCAACCAATACCCCAGCAACAACAGCTACATTATCAGGTGGTATTCCCATCGGTATTGGTGTTGCCCAAACTAGCAATGTGGCATTACTGGGTCAAGAGCAAGTAGCTGGAGCCAAACTTGCCCAGAAGTATTTCAATAGTAAAGGTGGTGTTAATGGCACACCAATTAAATTAGTTTTTCAAGATACTAGCGGTGATGAAGCGGGAGCAATTAACGCTTTTCAAACATTAATTAATAGAGATAAAGTTGTTGGAATTGTAGGACCAACTTTGTCACAGCAAGCCTTTAGTGCCGATCCCATTGGCGAACGAGCAAAAGTACCAATTATTGGGCCATCAAATACTGCTAAAAATATTCCCGAAATTGGTGATTACGTTGCTCGTGTTTCGGCACCAGTTTCAGTTGTTGCACCTAATTCGGTGAAAGCGGCACTTAAGCAAAATCCCCAACTGAAAAAAGTCGCAGTTTTCTATGCCCAAAATGATGCATTTAGCAAGTCAGAAACGGAAATTTTTCAGCAAACAGTTAAGGATCAAGGACTGGAATTGGTAACAGTCCAAAAATTCCAAACCAGTGATACAGATTTTCAAAGTCAAGCGACCAATGCAATTAATCTCAAACCAGATTTGGTGATTATTTCTGGCTTGGCTGCTGATGGTGGTAATTTAGTTAGACAATTGCGGGAACTGGGTTATAAAGGCTTAATTGTCGGTGGAAATGGTCTAAATACATCGAATTTATTGCCAGTTTGTAAAGCACTTTGTGATGGAGTATTGATTGCTCAAGCCTACAGTCCAGAACATCCAGGTGAAATTAACGCGGCATTTCGTAAAGCCTATATTGAAGAATATAAAAAAGAACCACCCCAATTTAGCGCCCAAGCTTTTACAGCAGTGCAGGTTTATGTCGAAGCACTCCAATCTTTAGATAAAAAGAGCAAAATAAACAAACTACAGCTACCAGAATTACGGACACAGTTAAACAAACAAATACTTGAAGGATCATACAATACACCATTGGGTGAAATTGGTTTTACTCCCACAGGTGAAGTTGTACAAAAAGATTTTTATGTTGCTCAAATTAAAATGGAAAAAGACGGTAGTCAAGGTAAATTCACATTTCTAAAATAG
- a CDS encoding DUF433 domain-containing protein, producing the protein MTSTSRVVHSDPNILGGTPVFTGTRVTIKTLLDYLEAGDSLDEFLDRFPSVSREQAIATMQKLYSF; encoded by the coding sequence ATGACATCCACATCACGTGTTGTTCATAGCGACCCCAATATATTGGGAGGAACCCCTGTTTTTACTGGTACTCGTGTGACGATAAAAACCTTGCTTGATTATCTAGAAGCGGGTGACTCACTGGATGAGTTTTTAGATCGCTTTCCCAGTGTCAGCCGTGAGCAAGCGATCGCTACTATGCAAAAACTCTATTCTTTTTGA